One segment of Psychromonas sp. psych-6C06 DNA contains the following:
- the proB gene encoding glutamate 5-kinase, with protein MKNNKWNRIVLKVGSALIAPERKGCSSRYLLHIAKFILQCRDMGIQVILVSSGSVAAGAHFFNNIENPSLAIKKAMAAAGQNEMMAAWDRFFDFPSAQILLTHGDLRDRERYDSIRETLFALLDAGILPVVNENDVVTTDALKVGDNDNLSAMVAAAADADSLIICSDIDGLYNKNPHTHDDAVLIKEVDAIDQDIYAMAGGAHSSVGTGGMKTKIEAAEKAISHGVSTYIINGFNEHSFEELISGNNPGTYFKPYQRPMKDDLHWMTHTAKAQGELIIEADSNSPFDENSEQFTSNEIVEVRGDFSVGDTILVSSDDGTHLAKAESKYSSCLLNFITTHDNDEDNDFQHHTGPVISDKNIAYLNQDEEEGQPV; from the coding sequence ATGAAAAACAATAAATGGAATAGAATCGTATTAAAAGTAGGTAGTGCATTAATCGCCCCAGAACGCAAAGGATGTAGCTCCCGTTATCTTCTCCATATAGCAAAATTTATCCTGCAATGCAGAGATATGGGCATCCAAGTGATTCTTGTCTCTTCCGGATCTGTTGCCGCCGGTGCACACTTCTTCAATAATATCGAAAACCCTTCTTTAGCAATTAAAAAAGCAATGGCTGCCGCTGGTCAGAATGAGATGATGGCTGCTTGGGATCGCTTTTTTGACTTTCCATCAGCACAAATTTTATTAACCCATGGTGATCTTCGTGATAGAGAGCGCTATGACAGTATTCGTGAAACGCTGTTTGCATTATTAGATGCAGGTATTTTACCTGTTGTGAATGAAAATGATGTGGTGACTACCGATGCGTTAAAAGTAGGTGATAATGATAACCTATCGGCTATGGTAGCAGCCGCTGCTGATGCAGACTCCTTGATCATCTGTTCTGATATTGATGGATTGTATAATAAAAACCCACATACACATGATGATGCGGTATTAATTAAAGAAGTTGATGCTATCGATCAAGATATATACGCAATGGCTGGTGGTGCACATAGTAGTGTAGGTACTGGAGGTATGAAAACCAAGATTGAAGCTGCAGAAAAAGCTATCTCTCATGGTGTAAGCACTTATATTATTAATGGATTTAATGAGCACTCTTTTGAAGAATTAATCAGTGGTAATAATCCTGGTACTTACTTTAAGCCCTACCAAAGACCGATGAAAGATGATTTACACTGGATGACACACACCGCTAAAGCGCAGGGGGAGTTGATTATTGAAGCTGATAGTAATTCACCTTTCGATGAAAATAGTGAGCAGTTTACTAGTAATGAAATTGTTGAAGTTCGTGGTGATTTTTCAGTCGGTGATACGATTCTTGTAAGTAGCGATGACGGTACACATCTCGCTAAGGCAGAATCAAAATATAGTAGCTGTTTGCTTAACTTTATTACAACTCATGATAACGATGAAGATAATGATTTTCAGCATCATACTGGGCCGGTTATTTCAGATAAGAATATCGCATATTTAAATCAAGATGAAGAAGAAGGCCAGCCTGTCTAA
- a CDS encoding heavy metal translocating P-type ATPase — translation MSSEFNLSLPIYGMNCASCASRLQVTLNEIQGINVSVSFTLEKAQVIFDNAFDHSDTLQNIITLLESKNYQTDLQTFNFDVIGWTCAGCVSKTVKKINTHPFIFNCQGNLATENVQFQSIAGALTPEYLKPLLDSMNYQFIERKSSHCLEQQKEKQFAQQQRDKVILRRLTISTLLSLPFMISMLVMLFSGSHHFLPRNLEFLLATPVQFYIGAHFYQGAWKSLQNRSANMDLLVALGTSAAYFYSLYVLIFGTIQPLYFESSTLVITLVTLGKYLEHRAKKNTSSAINALMALRPETASVKKGNKYIRIAISDVHMGDIVQITIGEKIPVDGLVIDGTSYVDESLLTGESKPILKTKQAKVIAGSVNGEGVLLIKTTAIGESTRLSKIIHLVENAQMSKAPIMQLVDKISAIFVPIVLAIATITFASWYIYSGDFQQSLINAVSVLVIACPCALGLATPTAVVVGTGVAAQQGILIKDIKTLQQVFRLQIIAFDKTGTLTEGKGSIKQCYSNNNQDNIMLATLAGLEQGSQHPIAIAIKNHVNNKKITPITINNVTAINGEGLYGSASTTQIIAGNRKIMSRFNITLPHDLVFCADESEIFIAKNGFFWGMVSITDTLRTSSFAAISELKQRGLTPYLLSGDKQSVVASIARQLKIDDFQGELTPEQKLSSLIKLQQQKQVAMVGDGVNDAPALAQADISIAMGTGSDVAKESASITLMRNDPRLVSVAIDISKATWRKIQQNLFWAFIFNTVAIPVAAMGYLSPAIAGAAMAASSILVLTNSLLLKRMNIKELF, via the coding sequence ATGTCTAGTGAATTTAATTTATCATTACCTATTTATGGAATGAATTGCGCAAGTTGTGCTAGCCGATTACAAGTTACATTAAACGAAATACAAGGCATTAATGTCTCAGTGAGTTTTACACTTGAGAAAGCTCAAGTTATCTTTGATAACGCATTTGATCATAGTGACACATTACAAAATATAATTACTCTCCTAGAAAGCAAAAATTATCAAACAGATCTACAAACTTTTAATTTTGATGTTATAGGCTGGACTTGCGCCGGTTGCGTAAGCAAAACCGTAAAGAAGATTAATACACATCCATTTATCTTTAATTGCCAAGGCAATTTAGCCACTGAGAATGTCCAATTTCAAAGTATTGCGGGTGCACTCACCCCAGAATATCTTAAACCATTATTGGACAGCATGAATTATCAATTCATTGAAAGAAAATCTTCTCACTGTCTAGAGCAACAAAAGGAAAAACAGTTCGCCCAGCAACAACGCGATAAAGTGATACTGCGAAGATTAACTATCTCAACACTGCTAAGCCTGCCTTTCATGATCTCAATGCTAGTGATGCTTTTTTCTGGCTCGCACCATTTTTTACCAAGAAACTTAGAATTTTTATTAGCCACTCCCGTCCAGTTTTATATTGGAGCACATTTTTATCAAGGAGCATGGAAAAGTCTTCAAAACAGAAGCGCAAACATGGATCTTTTAGTCGCTTTAGGTACTTCAGCGGCCTATTTCTATAGCCTCTATGTTTTAATATTTGGCACGATACAACCACTTTATTTCGAATCGAGTACCTTAGTGATCACACTCGTTACCCTAGGTAAATATTTAGAGCACCGTGCAAAAAAAAATACTAGTAGCGCCATCAATGCCTTAATGGCGCTTCGTCCAGAAACAGCGAGTGTAAAAAAGGGAAATAAGTATATTCGTATCGCTATCAGCGATGTGCATATGGGCGATATAGTACAAATTACTATTGGTGAAAAGATCCCTGTGGATGGATTAGTTATAGATGGAACTAGCTATGTTGATGAATCCTTATTAACGGGTGAAAGTAAGCCAATATTAAAAACAAAGCAGGCAAAAGTTATTGCCGGTAGTGTAAATGGTGAAGGTGTTTTACTTATTAAAACAACTGCGATTGGTGAATCAACACGATTAAGTAAAATTATCCATCTGGTTGAAAATGCACAAATGAGCAAAGCCCCTATCATGCAACTTGTAGACAAAATTAGCGCCATTTTTGTACCAATTGTATTGGCTATTGCAACCATCACATTTGCATCTTGGTATATTTACAGTGGAGATTTTCAACAATCACTCATTAATGCAGTTTCGGTATTGGTCATTGCTTGCCCTTGCGCTCTAGGGTTAGCGACTCCTACTGCTGTTGTGGTAGGGACCGGTGTTGCAGCTCAGCAGGGTATTTTGATAAAAGATATCAAAACTTTACAACAGGTATTTCGTTTACAAATTATTGCCTTCGATAAGACAGGAACACTCACTGAAGGTAAAGGCTCTATTAAACAGTGTTATAGTAATAACAATCAAGACAACATCATGTTAGCGACCCTAGCAGGCTTAGAGCAAGGTAGCCAACACCCAATTGCGATAGCGATTAAAAACCATGTTAATAATAAGAAAATAACGCCTATCACTATAAACAATGTTACCGCTATCAACGGTGAAGGGCTGTATGGTTCAGCTTCAACAACACAAATTATTGCAGGCAACCGCAAAATAATGTCGCGATTTAATATTACGCTTCCCCATGACTTAGTTTTTTGTGCCGATGAAAGTGAAATATTTATTGCCAAAAATGGCTTTTTTTGGGGAATGGTTTCCATTACAGATACATTACGTACTAGTAGTTTTGCAGCAATTAGTGAACTTAAACAGCGCGGACTTACCCCCTACTTACTCAGCGGTGATAAACAAAGCGTAGTTGCGAGCATCGCTAGGCAGTTGAAGATTGATGATTTCCAAGGCGAGTTAACACCTGAACAGAAACTTAGTTCATTAATTAAATTACAACAACAGAAACAGGTTGCAATGGTCGGAGATGGTGTCAATGATGCCCCTGCCCTTGCACAAGCCGATATCAGTATTGCTATGGGCACAGGCAGTGATGTCGCGAAAGAAAGTGCATCCATTACACTAATGAGAAATGATCCACGCTTAGTATCCGTTGCAATTGATATCTCTAAAGCAACTTGGCGTAAAATTCAGCAAAACCTATTTTGGGCATTCATTTTTAATACCGTTGCTATTCCCGTTGCTGCGATGGGATATTTATCCCCAGCGATTGCAGGGGCTGCGATGGCAGCATCAAGTATACTGGTGTTAACTAACTCACTACTTTTAAAACGCATGAATATAAAGGAGCTTTTCTAA
- a CDS encoding DEAD/DEAH box helicase: MQFSKLGLSKPILQAIQEQGYEKPTPIQAKTIPIICSGKDIIAAAETGTGKTASFVLPILQNLQDAPPVRAKRIRALILTPTRELAIQVEANVKAYSQHLALASLAMYGGVDDEPQKEALIDGVDILVATPGRLLDMYTQRAIHFDEVEVLVLDEADRMLDMGFIGDINKVVEKLPEQRQNLLFSATMSKQVRFLAKTILENPSEITIKSASSKPKINQWIIPVDKDKKSALLSQLMQEHDWPQALIFIETKRGAAKLVSQLEKRDIKTESFHSGRSQAVREQLLEDFKAGKLQYLIATGVASRGIDIDNLNLVINYDLPDQADDYVHRIGRTGRAGATGEAISLVSRDDFRSLCYIEKRLGEIIERRVVAGFEPRAELPKSDLNWKPKKAPAKRRR, from the coding sequence ATGCAATTTTCTAAACTTGGATTAAGTAAACCCATTTTACAAGCAATACAAGAACAAGGTTACGAAAAACCTACGCCAATCCAAGCAAAAACGATCCCTATTATTTGTAGTGGCAAGGATATTATTGCAGCTGCAGAAACAGGAACCGGAAAAACGGCAAGTTTTGTTTTACCTATTTTACAAAATCTACAAGATGCGCCACCAGTACGTGCTAAGCGCATCCGTGCATTGATTTTAACTCCCACCCGTGAATTAGCTATTCAAGTTGAAGCGAATGTGAAGGCATACAGTCAGCATTTAGCACTTGCCTCATTAGCGATGTATGGAGGTGTTGATGATGAGCCACAAAAAGAAGCGTTAATCGACGGTGTTGATATTTTGGTTGCCACACCAGGGCGATTATTAGATATGTATACGCAACGTGCTATTCATTTCGATGAAGTTGAAGTATTGGTTTTAGATGAAGCTGATCGCATGTTAGATATGGGCTTTATCGGTGACATTAATAAAGTTGTTGAAAAATTACCAGAGCAACGCCAAAACTTATTGTTTTCAGCTACCATGTCTAAACAAGTACGTTTTTTAGCTAAAACAATTCTGGAAAACCCCTCTGAAATTACTATTAAATCAGCGAGTAGTAAGCCTAAAATTAATCAATGGATTATTCCTGTTGATAAAGATAAAAAGTCAGCCTTACTGAGTCAACTCATGCAAGAGCATGATTGGCCTCAAGCGCTTATTTTTATTGAAACTAAGCGCGGTGCAGCAAAACTTGTTAGCCAACTTGAAAAGCGTGATATTAAAACTGAGTCGTTTCATAGTGGGAGAAGTCAGGCGGTGCGAGAGCAACTATTAGAAGATTTTAAAGCAGGTAAATTACAATACCTTATCGCCACAGGTGTTGCGTCACGTGGTATCGATATCGATAACCTGAATCTCGTGATTAACTATGATCTTCCTGATCAAGCGGATGATTATGTGCATCGAATTGGCCGCACAGGGCGTGCAGGGGCGACGGGTGAAGCCATCTCGTTAGTCTCACGTGATGATTTTAGAAGCTTATGTTATATCGAAAAGCGTTTGGGTGAAATAATCGAGCGACGAGTTGTAGCTGGTTTTGAGCCACGTGCAGAGCTACCCAAATCAGATTTAAATTGGAAGCCGAAAAAAGCGCCGGCAAAACGCAGACGCTAA
- a CDS encoding antibiotic biosynthesis monooxygenase — MIANTPTPPYYAVIFTSTRTKGDNGYEKMAARMLSLATEQKGFLGIESAREDLGISVSYWSDLEAIKLWKANSEHLQAQKMGRKSWYADFKLRISKVERDYRI, encoded by the coding sequence ATGATAGCTAACACCCCAACACCTCCTTACTATGCAGTTATCTTTACTTCTACACGTACTAAAGGTGATAATGGATACGAAAAAATGGCAGCAAGAATGCTATCACTTGCTACTGAGCAAAAAGGCTTTCTAGGAATAGAGTCTGCACGAGAAGACCTTGGTATTAGTGTCTCTTATTGGTCCGACCTCGAAGCAATTAAGCTGTGGAAAGCTAACTCTGAACACCTACAAGCACAAAAAATGGGTCGTAAAAGTTGGTACGCTGATTTTAAACTACGTATCTCAAAAGTAGAACGAGATTATAGAATCTAA
- a CDS encoding LysR family transcriptional regulator, producing the protein MIEIKHLRTLTTLNNTGSLVEAARQLHLTQSALSHQLKELEGRLNCSLFIRKSRPIRFTVAGLRLLDLADSVLPEISSAERDLSRFVSGDAGRLHMAVECHSCFQWLMPAIDSFRDSWPEVELDFSSGFSFLPLPALKRGNLDLVVTSDPQPIEGISYIPLFRYQPMLALSRHHRLANNTFIEAEQLAQETLITYPVEIERLDIFNQFLTPAGISPAKIRHADMTLMMLQLVASGRGVAGLPNWALFEYLKKDYVVARKLGKDGLWNTLYAAVREEQKELAYLQDFIKTAIDSCFKHLRGIKGANEPAE; encoded by the coding sequence ATGATTGAAATTAAACACCTGCGCACCTTAACTACGTTAAACAATACAGGTAGCTTAGTGGAGGCCGCGCGACAGTTACATCTCACGCAATCGGCGCTGTCACATCAACTTAAAGAGTTAGAAGGACGACTAAACTGCTCATTATTTATTCGTAAATCTCGTCCAATTCGTTTTACTGTTGCGGGGTTAAGATTATTAGATCTTGCCGATAGTGTTTTGCCAGAAATCAGCAGTGCTGAGCGGGATCTTTCGCGCTTTGTATCAGGTGATGCAGGGCGTTTGCACATGGCGGTAGAATGTCACTCTTGTTTTCAGTGGTTAATGCCAGCCATAGATAGCTTTCGTGATAGCTGGCCAGAAGTTGAACTAGATTTTTCTAGTGGTTTTAGTTTTTTGCCGTTACCTGCATTAAAGCGAGGTAATTTAGATTTAGTGGTGACTTCAGATCCACAGCCCATTGAAGGAATAAGCTATATTCCATTATTTCGCTACCAGCCAATGCTGGCATTAAGCCGCCATCATCGGCTCGCTAATAATACCTTTATTGAAGCTGAGCAGTTAGCGCAGGAAACCTTAATTACTTATCCTGTGGAGATTGAGCGGTTAGATATTTTCAATCAATTTTTGACGCCTGCAGGTATTTCACCAGCTAAAATCCGCCATGCTGATATGACTCTGATGATGTTACAGCTTGTGGCAAGTGGAAGAGGTGTTGCAGGATTGCCTAATTGGGCATTGTTTGAATATCTGAAAAAAGATTATGTTGTTGCGCGTAAATTAGGAAAAGATGGATTATGGAATACGCTTTATGCGGCTGTGCGAGAAGAGCAAAAAGAGCTCGCGTACTTACAAGACTTTATCAAAACGGCCATTGATAGTTGTTTTAAACACCTACGAGGTATTAAAGGCGCCAACGAACCTGCTGAATAA
- a CDS encoding pyridoxal phosphate-dependent aminotransferase, with translation MYSINRSFKLDNVCYDIRGPVLKQAQKLEEEGKRILKLNIGNPAPFGFEAPEEVLMDVIKNLPQSQGYCDSKGLFSARKAVMQHYQGKGLLSLDTDDIYIGNGVSELIVMALQALLNNGDELLVPAPDYPLWTASTNLAGGKAVHYVCDEESDWFPDIDDIKSKITSRTKGIVLINPNNPTGAVYSKELLEQIVELARQHNLIVFSDEIYSKIVYDDAQHIPLATLADDILIVTFDGLSKAYRVCGFRVGWMMISGAKRQARDYISGIEILASMRLCANVPMQHAIQTSLGGYQSINELIIPGGRLYEQTQGAWKLLNDIPGITCNKPKGALYLFPKLDHKKFNIKDDQRFAMDLLMQEKILIVQGTGFNWHKPDHFRIVCLPRMDELSTAIKKIGHFLEDYRQ, from the coding sequence ATGTATTCCATTAATAGATCCTTCAAATTAGACAATGTATGTTATGACATTCGTGGGCCAGTGCTTAAACAAGCCCAAAAATTAGAAGAGGAAGGCAAGCGCATTCTAAAGTTGAATATTGGTAATCCAGCCCCTTTTGGCTTTGAAGCCCCAGAAGAGGTCCTTATGGATGTCATTAAAAATTTGCCACAAAGTCAAGGCTACTGTGACAGCAAAGGTTTATTTTCAGCACGTAAAGCGGTAATGCAACACTATCAAGGTAAGGGATTATTATCTTTAGATACTGATGACATTTATATTGGTAATGGCGTCAGTGAACTGATTGTAATGGCGTTACAAGCACTGCTTAATAACGGTGATGAATTATTAGTGCCTGCGCCTGATTATCCATTATGGACCGCATCAACAAATCTTGCTGGCGGCAAAGCGGTACATTACGTTTGTGATGAAGAATCGGATTGGTTTCCTGATATCGATGATATTAAGTCTAAAATAACCTCAAGAACAAAAGGTATTGTGTTAATTAACCCTAACAATCCTACAGGTGCTGTTTACTCAAAAGAGTTATTAGAGCAAATTGTTGAGCTTGCTCGACAACATAATCTGATCGTTTTCTCCGATGAAATTTACTCAAAAATTGTCTACGACGATGCACAGCATATTCCACTCGCCACGCTTGCAGATGATATTTTAATTGTCACCTTTGATGGATTATCAAAAGCGTATCGTGTTTGTGGGTTCCGTGTTGGCTGGATGATGATAAGTGGGGCTAAACGTCAGGCGCGTGATTACATCTCCGGTATTGAAATATTGGCGAGTATGCGGCTATGTGCCAATGTACCGATGCAACACGCGATTCAAACTTCACTTGGTGGCTATCAAAGTATCAACGAATTGATTATTCCGGGTGGGCGTTTGTACGAACAAACTCAAGGTGCCTGGAAACTGCTTAACGACATTCCAGGCATCACCTGTAACAAACCCAAAGGCGCGTTATATCTCTTCCCTAAACTGGATCATAAAAAGTTCAATATCAAAGATGATCAACGTTTCGCGATGGATCTCTTAATGCAAGAAAAAATCCTCATAGTACAAGGGACCGGTTTTAACTGGCATAAACCTGACCATTTCAGAATTGTGTGTTTGCCACGTATGGATGAATTAAGCACAGCAATTAAGAAAATTGGTCATTTCTTAGAAGATTACCGCCAGTAA